The following coding sequences are from one Lolium rigidum isolate FL_2022 chromosome 6, APGP_CSIRO_Lrig_0.1, whole genome shotgun sequence window:
- the LOC124668628 gene encoding probable jasmonic acid carboxyl methyltransferase 2 — translation MDSKQRVHMNQGQGGTSYARNSSIQSAEQNRMKPLIEVAIADLCSNSNTLLPRKMVIADLGCSSGPNAVTLVSIAVEAIHNHFLQFQQPPPEVCVLLNDLPDNDFNMVAKSLVVLHQTDEPVCVTGIVPGSFYERLFPSGSLHLVCSSNSLHWLSQAPEDLRLNHISAYDINEHVRRERLLVVAEAYARQFRKDFTLFLELRAKELVPKGRMVVSLAGRRSDQLVNEISHVWGTEVEILGIMASEGVIDKAKFGSFYVPAYGPSAKELRLIIEEEGSFSITEMRVHDPTSGMDSTLLTPNRIANGLRAAFEPIIVQHFGSSGEVMDEFVRTAEKHFNLQRSSQVKHTQSPRVMLVASLTKA, via the exons ATGGATTCCAAACAGAGGGTGCATATGAATCAAGGACAAGGGGGAACTAGCTATGCTCGAAACTCCAGTATTCAG AGCGCTGAGCAGAACAGGATGAAGCCCCTGATAGAAGTAGCGATCGCTGACTTGTGCAGCAACAGCAACACCTTGCTCCCCCGAAAGATGGTGATCGCAGACTTGGGCTGCTCCTCTGGCCCAAACGCGGTAACATTGGTGTCGATAGCCGTCGAGGCTATCCACAACCACTTCCTTCAGTTCCAGCAGCCACCTCCGGAAGTCTGTGTACTCCTCAATGATCTCCCAGACAATGACTTCAATATGGTGGCTAAGAGCCTGGTTGTGCTCCACCAAACCGATGAGCCTGTTTGTGTAACTGGTATTGTACCAGGTTCATTCTACGAGAGGCTCTTTCCTAGTGGCTCCTTGCATCTTGTCTGCTCATCCAACAGCCTTCATTGGCTCTCACAG GCTCCTGAAGATTTGAGGCTCAACCATATCTCGGCATATGACATCAACGAGCATGTCCGGCGTGAAAGACTCCTGGTGGTTGCCGAAGCTTATGCGCGACAATTCAGGAAAGATTTTACACTTTTCCTTGAGCTCAGAGCCAAAGAATTGGTTCCAAAAGGCCGTATGGTTGTTTCCCTTGCAGGCAGGCGTTCTGATCAACTCGTCAACGAAATCTCTCATGTCTGGGGAACTGAAGTTGAGATTTTAGGTATCATGGCTTCAGAG GGTGTAATTGACAAAGCAAAGTTTGGTTCTTTCTACGTACCAGCATATGGACCTTCTGCTAAAGAGCTGAGACTGATCATCGAAGAAGAGGGTTCCTTCTCAATCACTGAGATGCGGGTGCACGACCCTACAAGCGGCATGGACAGCACACTCCTCACTCCAAACAGGATAGCGAATGGTCTGAGAGCAGCATTCGAGCCGATAATAGTCCAGCATTTTGGATCGTCTGGAGAGGTCATGGATGAATTTGTGAGGACTGCCGAGAAGCACTTCAACCTGCAGCGCAGCTCGCAAGTCAAGCACACCCAAAGTCCGAGAGTTATGCTAGTTGCATCGCTCACCAAGGCATGA